In Deltaproteobacteria bacterium, the following proteins share a genomic window:
- the hrcA gene encoding heat-inducible transcription repressor HrcA, translated as MSIALSQREAAVLGHVVETYLQTGEPVGSQVVARAFAVAAQTSLSSASIRNIMADLEVAGLLTHPHPSAGRVPTSCGLRYFVDCLVETPPLSDVEQRAMQAQYAQTEPELHAILGEASRLLSRLSHYAGIVVRPARRELVFRQMQFVKLSERRLLGIFVTREGVTQNRVIDVEQEQSYLDLERINNYCNAAFLGLTLVEARAKATHELTVAQREVDDWATRAMRFAAATLAKDERDAAADLVVEGSSQLLECPEFAENPRTRALLAALEERQQIAALLARAEASDEMQVFIGGESGYDALSECSVVVSPYHRGGAVLGTLGVIGPTRMAYGRVIPLVQCTAMQVSEWLGKQ; from the coding sequence ATGTCGATTGCGCTCAGCCAGCGGGAAGCGGCCGTGCTTGGCCATGTGGTCGAAACCTATTTGCAGACCGGGGAACCGGTTGGGTCGCAAGTGGTGGCGCGTGCCTTTGCGGTCGCGGCGCAGACGTCGTTGTCCTCGGCCTCGATCCGTAACATTATGGCGGATCTCGAAGTCGCGGGATTATTGACGCATCCACACCCCTCCGCTGGCCGTGTCCCGACCTCGTGCGGGTTGCGCTATTTTGTCGACTGCTTGGTCGAGACCCCGCCGCTGTCGGACGTGGAGCAACGCGCGATGCAGGCGCAATATGCGCAGACCGAGCCGGAGCTGCATGCGATTTTGGGCGAGGCGTCGCGACTGCTCTCGCGTCTTTCCCACTACGCCGGGATCGTCGTTCGTCCGGCACGACGCGAGCTCGTGTTTCGGCAGATGCAGTTTGTGAAACTGTCGGAGCGGCGCTTATTGGGCATCTTCGTGACGCGCGAAGGCGTGACGCAGAATCGGGTGATCGATGTCGAGCAGGAACAGAGTTATCTGGACCTGGAACGGATTAATAACTATTGTAACGCGGCGTTCCTAGGACTCACGTTAGTGGAAGCGCGGGCCAAGGCGACGCACGAATTGACCGTGGCGCAACGCGAAGTCGACGACTGGGCGACGCGCGCGATGCGATTCGCCGCCGCGACGCTCGCCAAAGACGAACGCGACGCGGCCGCGGATCTGGTTGTGGAAGGGAGTAGTCAGTTGCTGGAATGTCCGGAATTTGCGGAAAATCCGCGGACGCGGGCATTACTCGCGGCCTTAGAGGAACGCCAACAGATTGCGGCGTTGCTGGCGCGGGCCGAAGCGAGCGATGAAATGCAGGTCTTCATCGGCGGCGAGAGCGGCTATGACGCGTTATCCGAATGCAGCGTTGTCGTGTCGCCGTATCATCGCGGCGGCGCGGTCTTAGGCACGCTCGGCGTGATCGGTCCCACTCGCATGGCCTACGGCCGCGTGATCCCTTTAGTACAGTGCACGGCGATGCAAGTGAGCGAGTGGTTGGGGAAACAATAA
- the hemW gene encoding radical SAM family heme chaperone HemW, translating into MPALSLYLHIPYCIHKCSYCDFYSVGVGQQAIPAARYMQRLSEELQTMVTQLELRGRSLQSIFFGGGTPSMIPAALLGTFLDTVAQTFALPTDLEITCEANPETLDRACLRALRAVGVNRLSIGVQSFQPRFLQFLERVHSAERAVQAVRDAFAAGFTNINCDLIFGLPGQTRAELDDDLARALALGTPHLSAYQLTVEPNTPLAVQLLRGAVTPIDDEAALTAWHVVRERLRAAGLAPYEISNFARPGFACVHNAHYWASGEYLGLGAGAVSRVGNRRWRRARQLPRYLAGELAIDEEEVLFPATLRFEYCMLGLRTTAGIAFADFAGRFGLPFTTAYPGVTERWCRDGWAAIHADRLALTESGLALADSLCAELSP; encoded by the coding sequence ATGCCCGCGCTCTCGCTCTATCTGCACATCCCGTATTGCATCCACAAGTGCAGTTATTGCGATTTCTATTCGGTGGGAGTGGGCCAACAGGCGATCCCGGCCGCGCGGTATATGCAACGGCTGAGCGAGGAACTGCAGACGATGGTTACGCAACTCGAGTTGCGTGGGCGATCGCTCCAGTCGATTTTTTTCGGCGGCGGGACGCCGTCGATGATCCCGGCCGCGCTGCTGGGAACTTTTCTCGACACGGTCGCGCAGACGTTCGCCCTCCCGACGGATCTGGAAATCACCTGCGAGGCCAATCCGGAGACGTTGGATCGCGCGTGTTTGCGCGCGTTGCGGGCCGTTGGCGTCAATCGGCTCTCGATCGGCGTGCAATCATTCCAACCGCGCTTCTTGCAGTTTCTCGAACGCGTGCATAGTGCGGAACGCGCCGTGCAAGCCGTTCGCGACGCGTTCGCAGCGGGATTCACGAATATCAATTGCGATCTGATTTTCGGTTTGCCGGGCCAAACGCGGGCGGAACTCGACGACGATCTGGCGCGCGCGTTGGCGCTCGGCACGCCGCATCTCTCAGCGTATCAATTAACGGTGGAACCGAATACGCCGTTGGCGGTGCAGCTTTTGCGCGGCGCCGTCACGCCGATCGACGACGAGGCTGCGTTGACCGCATGGCACGTGGTCCGGGAACGACTCCGCGCCGCCGGCCTCGCGCCGTATGAAATTTCCAACTTCGCGCGCCCTGGCTTTGCCTGTGTCCACAATGCGCATTATTGGGCGAGCGGCGAATACCTGGGCCTCGGCGCCGGCGCAGTGTCTCGCGTCGGAAATCGCCGCTGGCGCCGTGCCCGCCAACTGCCGCGGTATTTGGCCGGTGAACTCGCGATCGATGAGGAGGAAGTCTTGTTCCCGGCGACGCTGCGGTTCGAGTACTGCATGCTCGGTCTGCGCACGACCGCCGGGATTGCGTTCGCGGATTTCGCGGGTCGCTTCGGTCTGCCGTTCACGACCGCCTATCCCGGCGTAACGGAGCGTTGGTGTCGCGACGGCTGGGCCGCCATCCACGCGGATCGCTTGGCCCTCACCGAGTCCGGCCTCGCGCTAGCGGACAGCCTGTGTGCGGAATTATCGCCGTGA
- a CDS encoding penicillin-binding protein activator — protein MNGVKVRWGAIVAGFGLAVSGCVGQPIGKAPTTPRGPKGGPATVGVILPLSGDKAMVGRRSLDGIECAAGKRAPCAARANITIVTRDSAGSPVKATEAVDALVQQEHVAAIIGPIDSPSAKPAAERAEQLSVPFISLSPGASIARIGPHTYRVGINPAKLVHAIARYAVKERGFTRFAILHPESHYGTANRDLFRNAITSLGGQIVVERPYKANIGQIVAARDRLSQMPRPPKTEVAVEVTSTEGQPSIEEPPPLPKLAALDGVDAVFIPDSPRSVASLLKAYGPKVLGGATILGVNSLNDPAILAGGQAVEGALFADGFFRDSAQVDTQQFVSTFAQAFNHDPTRLEAEGYDALQFVAEGVRKGGSTPEALQRALQRTKKLHGVTGTMRFTSEGDVDKEVFILTIAGGRIQEVGRRSADLRAEYETGEPKFRASSAPLDAERYGGKNAPTPGQDWDKYAE, from the coding sequence ATGAACGGTGTTAAGGTGCGGTGGGGTGCAATCGTGGCCGGGTTTGGGCTTGCGGTCAGCGGATGTGTGGGACAGCCGATCGGGAAGGCGCCGACGACGCCACGCGGTCCGAAGGGCGGGCCCGCCACGGTCGGCGTGATCTTGCCACTGTCGGGTGATAAAGCGATGGTCGGACGGCGCTCGTTGGACGGGATCGAGTGCGCGGCCGGCAAGCGGGCGCCGTGCGCGGCGCGCGCGAACATCACGATCGTTACGCGCGATTCCGCGGGTAGTCCGGTCAAGGCGACGGAGGCCGTCGATGCATTAGTCCAACAGGAACATGTCGCGGCGATCATTGGCCCGATCGACTCTCCGAGCGCCAAACCGGCGGCGGAGCGTGCGGAGCAGCTCAGCGTCCCGTTCATCAGTCTGAGCCCCGGCGCGAGCATCGCGCGGATCGGTCCGCACACGTATCGGGTCGGGATCAATCCGGCGAAATTGGTCCATGCGATCGCTCGCTACGCCGTGAAGGAGCGCGGATTCACGCGCTTCGCGATCCTCCACCCGGAGAGCCACTACGGGACCGCGAATCGCGATCTGTTCCGCAATGCGATTACGTCGCTCGGCGGTCAGATCGTCGTGGAACGGCCGTACAAGGCCAACATCGGCCAAATCGTGGCCGCACGCGATCGGCTGTCGCAAATGCCGCGGCCGCCGAAGACGGAAGTCGCAGTGGAAGTGACGAGTACGGAAGGACAGCCCTCGATCGAAGAGCCGCCGCCGTTGCCGAAGTTGGCCGCGCTCGACGGCGTCGATGCCGTCTTTATTCCCGACAGCCCGCGTTCGGTCGCGAGTCTGTTGAAGGCGTATGGCCCCAAAGTGTTGGGTGGCGCGACGATCCTCGGTGTCAATTCGTTGAATGACCCGGCGATCTTGGCCGGCGGGCAGGCCGTCGAAGGTGCGTTGTTTGCCGACGGATTTTTCCGCGACAGTGCCCAAGTCGACACGCAACAGTTCGTTTCGACATTTGCGCAGGCCTTCAATCATGACCCGACGCGGCTCGAGGCCGAAGGTTACGACGCGTTGCAATTTGTCGCCGAAGGGGTGCGGAAAGGCGGTTCCACGCCGGAGGCGCTGCAACGCGCGCTGCAACGGACCAAGAAATTGCACGGCGTCACAGGCACGATGCGCTTTACGTCGGAGGGCGATGTGGACAAAGAGGTCTTCATCCTGACGATCGCCGGCGGACGCATTCAAGAAGTGGGGCGTCGTTCGGCGGATTTGCGTGCGGAGTATGAAACCGGTGAACCGAAATTCCGCGCCAGTAGCGCGCCGCTCGACGCCGAGCGCTATGGCGGCAAGAATGCGCCGACGCCCGGGCAGGACTGGGACAAATATGCGGAATAA
- a CDS encoding ATP-binding protein — protein MRYLTPFIARDLTKKMVLVGGPRQVGKTTLAQSLLPSTRRKSYYYNWDDPDDRRAIRQRRWLADESLLIFDELHKMARWKTWLKGLYDKYRAAHQILVTGSARLDLYRRGGDSLLGRYHYWRLHPFSLHELPPRMKPQDAFRRLMTVGGFPEPFLANDPIEAKRWRTERYARILREDIRDLETIRDLSHLAILADALRTRVGTPVVYAHLAQDMEVAFKSIRHWVALLETMYLLFLVPPYTHRLARAIKKPPKIYFFDNADVLNDDGARFENLVATHLLKRLHFLEDSRGDRWELRYLRDKEGREIDFVLTCDGRLEELIEVKWSEDRITPSLRYYAERLQPKRAVQIVGQLKRSYSHGRCHVLSPFEYFAQLAPLG, from the coding sequence CAAAACAACTCTGGCACAATCCCTGCTCCCATCGACGCGGCGCAAAAGTTATTACTACAATTGGGACGATCCGGACGATCGCCGGGCCATTCGGCAGCGACGTTGGCTGGCCGACGAATCGCTCCTGATCTTCGACGAACTCCACAAAATGGCCCGATGGAAAACGTGGTTGAAAGGCCTTTACGACAAATATCGCGCGGCTCATCAAATCTTGGTCACTGGCAGCGCGCGGCTCGACCTCTATCGACGCGGTGGCGACTCACTCCTCGGTCGCTATCACTATTGGCGGCTCCACCCCTTCTCACTGCATGAATTACCGCCACGCATGAAACCGCAAGATGCCTTTCGGCGCCTCATGACGGTCGGCGGGTTCCCCGAACCGTTTCTCGCGAACGACCCGATCGAAGCCAAACGTTGGCGGACAGAACGGTATGCCCGCATTCTCCGCGAGGATATCCGCGATCTGGAAACGATCCGCGACCTTTCACACCTCGCCATCTTGGCCGATGCCCTTCGCACACGCGTCGGAACCCCGGTCGTGTATGCCCATCTCGCGCAGGACATGGAAGTCGCCTTCAAGTCGATCCGGCATTGGGTGGCGCTGCTCGAAACTATGTATCTCCTGTTTCTCGTGCCGCCGTACACCCACCGACTTGCGCGGGCGATCAAAAAACCGCCGAAGATCTATTTTTTTGACAATGCCGATGTCCTCAACGACGACGGCGCGCGATTCGAAAATTTAGTCGCAACGCATCTGCTGAAACGCCTTCATTTTCTGGAGGACAGCCGTGGCGATCGGTGGGAACTCCGCTACTTGCGAGACAAGGAAGGCCGCGAGATCGATTTCGTCCTGACCTGCGACGGCCGACTCGAAGAACTCATCGAGGTCAAGTGGTCGGAGGACCGCATCACGCCGTCCCTCCGCTACTATGCCGAGCGGTTGCAACCCAAACGCGCTGTGCAAATCGTCGGGCAATTGAAACGCTCCTATTCGCACGGTCGCTGCCACGTGCTCAGTCCGTTCGAATACTTCGCGCAATTAGCGCCTCTCGGTTAG
- a CDS encoding HlyC/CorC family transporter, with protein sequence MMLIAWPAFDSWGPVAGGVLLCLLTEGFFSGSELALVSCDKARLHQRAAGGSRGAQLAERLLKNPAHLFGTTLLGTNLSTIAASTLTTFYLISLGGPALGSFAILLAPVILIFAEILPKSIYQHHADRLVDRIAPILFLFRSCMYPAILLLARITERFLGEVRRASTNEPRINREELQLLLHGDEAVQSDIRPNERKMVTRILRLAERRVKHAMIPLSEMECVVLESNRDEALTIFALKGYAHLPVYAHRVDNVIGILEAADVLCAASNTPLSGLMHSPAYVPEEMPIPELIRLLRGRQERAAVVVDEYGATVGLVALEAICEELVGEIHDEFAWVEPRYRALGPQHYWLQGRLELDDAQRLLGLDVPKGDYKTIGGLLLAQMGSIPRAGAQCTIGAWRFTVREANARTIVAVEAQRMEVAT encoded by the coding sequence ATGATGCTCATCGCATGGCCGGCGTTCGATTCATGGGGTCCCGTGGCCGGCGGCGTGCTGCTCTGTCTATTAACTGAGGGATTTTTCTCCGGTTCGGAACTGGCGCTCGTTTCCTGCGACAAGGCACGACTGCATCAACGCGCGGCCGGCGGTAGTCGTGGGGCCCAATTGGCGGAGCGCTTGCTAAAAAATCCGGCGCATCTGTTCGGCACTACGTTGCTCGGCACGAACTTGTCCACGATCGCGGCCTCGACGCTCACGACGTTTTATCTGATCTCGCTTGGTGGGCCGGCGCTCGGATCGTTTGCGATCCTGCTCGCTCCCGTGATTCTCATCTTCGCGGAAATCTTGCCGAAGAGCATTTATCAGCATCATGCGGATCGCTTGGTCGATCGGATTGCGCCGATCCTCTTCCTGTTTCGTTCCTGCATGTATCCCGCCATTCTGCTGTTGGCGCGGATTACGGAGCGATTCTTGGGCGAAGTCCGCCGTGCGAGCACGAATGAACCACGGATCAATCGCGAAGAGCTCCAACTGTTGCTGCATGGCGACGAGGCCGTGCAGAGCGATATCCGCCCCAACGAACGGAAAATGGTCACGCGCATTCTGCGGTTGGCGGAACGGCGCGTAAAGCACGCGATGATCCCGCTCAGTGAAATGGAATGTGTCGTGCTCGAATCGAATCGCGACGAGGCGCTGACGATTTTCGCGTTGAAGGGCTATGCCCATTTGCCGGTGTACGCCCATCGCGTCGATAACGTGATCGGCATTTTGGAAGCGGCGGATGTCCTTTGTGCGGCGTCGAACACGCCGCTGTCCGGACTGATGCATTCACCGGCCTACGTGCCGGAGGAAATGCCGATCCCGGAGCTGATCCGCCTGTTGCGTGGACGGCAGGAACGCGCGGCCGTGGTGGTCGATGAATATGGCGCTACCGTCGGGCTCGTGGCGCTGGAGGCGATTTGCGAAGAATTGGTCGGCGAAATTCACGACGAATTCGCGTGGGTGGAGCCGCGCTATCGCGCCCTCGGTCCGCAACACTATTGGCTGCAAGGCCGGTTGGAACTCGATGACGCGCAACGGCTGCTGGGCCTTGACGTGCCGAAGGGTGATTATAAAACGATCGGCGGACTGCTGCTGGCCCAAATGGGCAGCATTCCGCGCGCTGGCGCGCAGTGTACGATCGGCGCGTGGCGCTTCACCGTGCGGGAGGCGAATGCGCGGACGATCGTTGCGGTCGAAGCGCAACGGATGGAGGTCGCCACGTGA
- the thiL gene encoding thiamine-phosphate kinase, which produces MSIDEFTLLGQLLAETPTQAEALLCGVGDDCAVVSGGAHRDWLISTDHCVEGIHFRRSWAEWSVLGGKAALAALSDIAAMGGRPRFVLVGLGIPDSMCAAEVRECFRGVRVAATDAGALVIGGDTTRAELGCHLAITVIGEVPHGRALYRRGARPGDSLYVTGWLGGSAAGLQLLMARDQSEGATSADPLSRDRLMQRHLHPPLRTAAGQWLASTGCVSAMIDISDGLLADVGQIATASGVRVQIEAVRVPLCEGVTAVAEARGEDPLAFGAASGEEYELAFTVFGSRAAAFRQLVAGAERTLGHPLTYLGEVQEGAGVALSDPNGRSMPIASSGFAHQFQE; this is translated from the coding sequence ATGTCGATCGATGAGTTTACATTGTTGGGACAGTTGCTGGCGGAGACGCCGACACAAGCGGAAGCGTTGCTCTGCGGAGTGGGCGATGATTGTGCGGTCGTCAGCGGTGGGGCTCATCGTGATTGGCTGATCAGTACCGATCACTGTGTCGAAGGCATCCACTTTCGTCGTTCCTGGGCGGAGTGGTCGGTGCTCGGCGGGAAGGCTGCGCTGGCCGCGTTGAGTGATATCGCCGCGATGGGCGGTCGTCCCCGCTTCGTGTTAGTCGGTTTGGGCATTCCCGATTCCATGTGCGCTGCCGAGGTGCGCGAATGTTTTCGTGGTGTGCGCGTCGCCGCGACCGACGCCGGCGCGCTGGTCATCGGGGGCGATACGACGCGTGCTGAACTCGGATGTCATTTGGCGATTACCGTGATCGGGGAAGTGCCGCATGGTCGCGCGTTGTATCGTCGTGGCGCACGGCCCGGGGATAGCCTCTACGTCACCGGCTGGCTGGGCGGTTCCGCTGCGGGATTACAGCTCTTAATGGCGCGCGATCAATCGGAAGGCGCGACGTCTGCCGATCCGCTGTCGCGCGATCGGCTCATGCAGCGGCATTTGCATCCGCCGTTGCGCACGGCTGCGGGCCAATGGTTGGCCTCCACGGGATGTGTCTCCGCGATGATCGATATCAGCGACGGCCTATTGGCCGATGTCGGCCAGATCGCGACCGCGAGCGGCGTGCGCGTGCAAATTGAAGCCGTGCGCGTGCCGTTGTGCGAAGGCGTCACCGCCGTGGCCGAGGCGCGGGGCGAAGATCCGCTGGCATTCGGCGCGGCCAGTGGGGAAGAATATGAACTGGCGTTCACGGTCTTCGGTTCGCGTGCGGCCGCTTTTCGCCAACTCGTGGCCGGGGCGGAACGGACGCTCGGCCATCCGCTGACGTATCTCGGTGAAGTGCAGGAAGGCGCGGGCGTCGCGCTGTCGGACCCGAATGGGCGGTCAATGCCGATCGCGTCATCCGGATTCGCCCACCAATTTCAGGAATAA
- a CDS encoding HlyC/CorC family transporter: MAALVHALPFFGVVLLLLGYSAFFSCSETAFFSLSRVTLSRLRAETGYAARRLVQMLKQPRETLIGILLGNEITNITIAIAAAEGMNHLVSDPWFGPLVSVAVTTPLVVVFGEVLPKNFAIGLAPRISLWLGVPMSFFLALTAPLRWGLTRIADAGVRLFGGDPRQVRSMIIEEEFRHMVDLGTASGALSPSEGALIHGVFAFGDLTVAHVMTVAERMFRLPLNWPYERILEEVRQAQFSRVPVYQDDPDDIVGLIYVRDLLSLQRGREHGVMRELESIVRPVLFVAPTMRLDEVLLEFQRTKLHMAVVIDTPQHVVGLITLDDVLDALIGHPPRGEGAA, from the coding sequence ATGGCGGCGCTTGTCCATGCACTCCCGTTTTTCGGCGTCGTGTTGCTCCTGTTGGGGTATTCCGCATTTTTTTCCTGTTCCGAGACGGCGTTCTTTTCGTTGAGTCGCGTCACGTTGAGTCGCTTGCGCGCCGAGACGGGCTATGCGGCACGCCGGTTAGTGCAGATGTTGAAACAGCCCCGCGAAACGCTGATCGGCATTCTGCTCGGCAACGAAATCACCAACATCACGATTGCGATCGCGGCCGCGGAGGGGATGAACCATCTCGTGAGCGATCCGTGGTTCGGGCCGCTGGTCTCCGTCGCGGTTACGACGCCGCTGGTCGTCGTGTTCGGCGAAGTATTGCCGAAGAACTTCGCGATCGGGCTGGCGCCGCGCATCTCGTTGTGGCTCGGTGTGCCGATGTCGTTCTTCCTGGCGCTCACTGCGCCGCTGCGCTGGGGACTGACGCGGATTGCGGATGCCGGCGTGCGCTTGTTCGGCGGCGATCCGCGGCAAGTACGGTCGATGATCATCGAAGAAGAATTCCGGCATATGGTCGATCTCGGCACCGCGAGCGGCGCGTTGAGTCCCTCCGAAGGCGCGTTGATCCACGGCGTGTTTGCGTTCGGCGATCTGACCGTCGCGCATGTGATGACGGTCGCCGAGCGGATGTTCCGTCTCCCGCTCAATTGGCCGTATGAACGGATTTTGGAAGAAGTGCGCCAAGCGCAATTTTCTCGCGTGCCTGTTTATCAGGACGATCCGGACGATATCGTCGGCCTGATTTATGTGCGCGACCTCCTCTCGCTGCAACGGGGGCGCGAGCATGGCGTGATGCGCGAACTGGAATCGATCGTGCGTCCCGTGCTCTTTGTGGCGCCGACCATGCGACTCGACGAAGTGCTGCTCGAATTTCAGCGCACGAAATTGCATATGGCCGTCGTGATCGACACGCCCCAACACGTGGTGGGCTTGATCACGCTCGACGACGTCCTGGACGCGTTAATCGGGCATCCGCCCCGCGGCGAGGGGGCGGCATGA
- a CDS encoding DUF111 family protein, translating into MKKRRANAPDVEAADLVVIEANIDDMNPEWFEYLIERLLAAGAVDVTVRPVLMKKRRLAAQLQVLCVAERRERLVRIIFAETTTFGVRFYPVERCTLRRVVRKVRTPHGLVPVKCGWLGDELLQCSPEYEACKAIARKRRVPLREIYRLAVAAALR; encoded by the coding sequence GTGAAAAAACGGCGCGCCAATGCTCCGGATGTGGAGGCTGCGGATCTCGTCGTCATCGAGGCGAATATCGACGATATGAATCCGGAGTGGTTCGAATATCTCATCGAGCGCTTGTTGGCGGCGGGTGCGGTCGACGTCACGGTGCGGCCGGTGCTGATGAAAAAGCGGCGCTTGGCCGCGCAGCTCCAAGTGTTGTGTGTGGCGGAGCGCCGGGAACGGTTAGTGCGGATCATCTTCGCCGAGACGACGACGTTCGGCGTCCGCTTTTATCCGGTGGAGCGCTGTACGTTGCGACGCGTAGTGCGGAAAGTCCGGACGCCGCACGGCCTGGTTCCGGTCAAATGCGGCTGGCTCGGAGACGAATTGTTGCAATGCAGTCCCGAATATGAGGCCTGCAAAGCAATCGCCCGCAAACGGCGAGTGCCGTTGCGGGAGATTTATCGCCTGGCCGTCGCCGCGGCGCTGCGATAG
- a CDS encoding nucleotide exchange factor GrpE, which produces MTEAKSKVDALREALAKRRAAEASAPEAASGDEEVTPTETASGESANGAGATSDELLTRVQTAETQASAARDQYLRTLAEFENVRKRLERERDDAIAFANERLLREVMPVLDHLNEALGTVVASAADAAAPSGLPAFVEGVELTQRQFLSILNRFGFEEIPTIVGAKFDPTMHEAVAQVDAEGAASGTIVVCHRRGYRLNGRLLRAALVVVAR; this is translated from the coding sequence ATGACCGAAGCGAAATCAAAAGTGGATGCGTTGCGCGAGGCGTTGGCGAAGCGGCGAGCGGCGGAGGCGAGCGCGCCCGAAGCGGCGAGCGGCGATGAGGAAGTGACGCCGACCGAGACCGCGAGCGGCGAATCGGCCAATGGAGCGGGCGCGACATCGGACGAATTATTGACACGAGTACAAACGGCCGAGACGCAGGCTTCAGCGGCGCGGGATCAATATCTGCGCACATTGGCCGAATTCGAAAACGTCCGCAAACGCCTCGAACGGGAGCGGGACGACGCGATCGCGTTTGCCAACGAACGCTTGTTGCGCGAAGTGATGCCGGTCCTCGATCATCTCAACGAAGCGTTAGGCACAGTCGTTGCGAGTGCGGCGGACGCGGCTGCGCCGAGCGGGTTGCCAGCGTTTGTGGAAGGTGTCGAGCTGACGCAACGGCAATTTCTCTCCATCTTAAATCGCTTCGGCTTCGAAGAAATTCCGACGATCGTCGGAGCAAAATTCGATCCGACCATGCACGAAGCGGTCGCGCAAGTGGACGCGGAAGGGGCGGCGTCCGGCACGATTGTGGTGTGTCATCGTCGAGGCTATCGCTTGAACGGCCGCTTGTTGCGTGCCGCCTTGGTCGTCGTAGCACGGTAA
- the ispG gene encoding flavodoxin-dependent (E)-4-hydroxy-3-methylbut-2-enyl-diphosphate synthase, which yields MAIVRRSAVPVQIGPIQVGGQAPVIVQSMTNTDTADVAGTVQQIKALADAGSELVRITVNVKESAAAVARIVAQLRTDGYTTPIIGDFHYNGHTLLKEFPDCARALDKYRINPGNCGFGEKHDPNFATLIGIACEYGKPVRIGVNWGSLDQSVLMRLMDANAKRSTPQPGSAILHEAMLVSALESAALAERCGLPHDRIVISAKISQVPDLIAVYRALAQRCDYALHLGLTEAGMGSRGIAASAAALGVLLHEGTGDTIRVSLTPEPGSSRTQEVIVAQQILQVLGLRQFIPHVTACPGCGRTTSTFFQELAQQIQNYIGQRMPAWKAAHPGVETMSVAVMGCIVNGPGESKHANIGISLPGSGESPKAPVFVDGEKVTTLQGDEIVPRFTAMLEEYVASHYTK from the coding sequence ATGGCTATCGTGCGACGCAGCGCCGTTCCAGTCCAGATCGGTCCCATCCAGGTCGGGGGCCAAGCCCCGGTCATCGTCCAATCGATGACCAATACCGACACGGCCGATGTCGCGGGAACGGTCCAACAGATTAAAGCATTGGCCGACGCCGGATCGGAATTGGTGCGGATCACGGTTAACGTGAAGGAGTCGGCGGCGGCGGTGGCACGAATCGTCGCACAGTTACGGACCGACGGCTACACCACGCCGATCATCGGCGACTTCCATTACAACGGCCATACGTTACTGAAGGAATTCCCCGACTGCGCGCGCGCGCTCGATAAATATCGGATCAATCCCGGCAACTGCGGTTTCGGCGAGAAGCACGACCCGAACTTCGCCACACTGATCGGGATCGCATGCGAATACGGCAAACCGGTGCGGATCGGCGTCAATTGGGGCTCGCTCGATCAATCGGTGCTGATGCGATTGATGGACGCAAACGCGAAGCGCTCGACGCCGCAACCGGGTTCGGCCATCCTGCATGAAGCCATGCTAGTGAGTGCGTTGGAATCCGCGGCATTGGCCGAACGTTGCGGACTGCCGCACGACCGCATCGTCATCAGCGCCAAAATTTCCCAAGTGCCGGACTTGATCGCCGTCTATCGCGCGCTGGCACAACGCTGCGACTACGCATTGCACTTAGGGCTGACCGAAGCGGGGATGGGCTCGCGCGGCATTGCGGCCTCGGCCGCAGCGCTCGGCGTGCTGTTGCACGAAGGGACCGGCGACACCATCCGCGTCTCGCTGACGCCCGAACCGGGCAGCAGCCGCACCCAGGAAGTGATCGTCGCGCAGCAAATCTTGCAAGTCTTGGGGCTCCGCCAATTCATCCCGCACGTCACCGCGTGTCCCGGCTGCGGACGCACCACCTCCACATTTTTTCAGGAACTCGCGCAGCAGATCCAGAACTACATCGGACAACGGATGCCGGCCTGGAAAGCCGCCCATCCCGGCGTGGAAACCATGAGCGTCGCAGTGATGGGCTGCATCGTGAATGGTCCCGGCGAAAGCAAACACGCGAATATCGGGATCAGTCTCCCGGGCAGCGGCGAATCGCCGAAGGCCCCGGTATTCGTCGACGGCGAAAAAGTCACCACGTTACAAGGCGACGAGATCGTCCCCCGCTTTACCGCGATGTTGGAAGAGTACGTCGCGAGCCATTACACCAAATAA